From Actinopolyspora lacussalsi, a single genomic window includes:
- a CDS encoding transporter family-2 protein (product_source=KO:K09936; cath_funfam=1.10.287.70; cog=COG3238; ko=KO:K09936; pfam=PF04657; superfamily=81342; transmembrane_helix_parts=Inside_1_19,TMhelix_20_37,Outside_38_51,TMhelix_52_74,Inside_75_94,TMhelix_95_114,Outside_115_117,TMhelix_118_137,Inside_138_148,TMhelix_149_171,Outside_172_174,TMhelix_175_194,Inside_195_205,TMhelix_206_228,Outside_229_242,TMhelix_243_265,Inside_266_269,TMhelix_270_292,Outside_293_301,TMhelix_302_319,Inside_320_339): MPTETTAGSPARGRRMLPRVFGLLGAAGVGFLLASQSRVNGVLGTHLEDALAASVISFGGGLVLLLVVTLVNPNARRGMGRLARAVRGDTGPRPWQCLGGVCGAFLVFSQSVAANLLGVALFTVGAVGGQIASGLIVDRLGLGAGVVRYFTAHRVAGAVLALAAVVMAVSARLGAAHASWLVLLPAVAGVGVAWQQAMNGLVKQTAGSAVSAATLNFGTGTTVLLLAFAVDSVPHGLPSEWPAAPWMYIGGPIGIFVVAGSAVLVHYTGVLLLSMGIVFGQLSGALLLDLLLPVAGSRVDLATVLGICLALLAVVVASMQGPRQGRSVSPRAVCDDSQS; the protein is encoded by the coding sequence GTGCCTACCGAAACAACCGCCGGTTCCCCCGCTCGCGGGAGGCGGATGCTGCCCCGCGTGTTCGGTTTGCTCGGCGCGGCGGGCGTGGGTTTCCTGCTCGCCTCGCAGTCCCGGGTGAACGGAGTCCTCGGCACCCACTTGGAGGACGCGCTGGCGGCCTCGGTGATCTCGTTCGGCGGCGGGCTGGTGCTGTTGCTGGTGGTCACGCTCGTCAACCCGAACGCGCGACGAGGCATGGGGCGGCTGGCCCGTGCGGTGCGCGGGGACACCGGGCCGCGGCCTTGGCAGTGCCTCGGCGGTGTCTGCGGTGCGTTCCTGGTTTTCAGCCAGAGCGTGGCCGCGAACCTGCTCGGCGTCGCGCTGTTCACCGTCGGAGCCGTCGGTGGGCAGATCGCCAGCGGGCTTATCGTGGACCGTCTCGGGCTCGGAGCCGGAGTGGTGCGTTACTTCACGGCCCATCGGGTCGCCGGTGCCGTGCTGGCGCTGGCCGCCGTGGTCATGGCCGTCTCGGCGCGGCTCGGGGCCGCGCACGCCAGCTGGCTGGTGCTGTTGCCCGCCGTCGCCGGGGTCGGAGTGGCCTGGCAGCAGGCCATGAACGGTCTGGTGAAGCAGACCGCCGGCTCGGCCGTCTCGGCCGCCACCCTGAATTTCGGCACCGGCACCACCGTGCTGCTCCTCGCCTTCGCGGTGGACAGCGTGCCGCACGGGCTGCCGTCGGAATGGCCCGCCGCGCCCTGGATGTACATCGGCGGGCCGATCGGGATCTTCGTGGTGGCGGGCTCGGCGGTACTCGTGCACTACACGGGCGTGCTGCTGCTGAGCATGGGCATCGTCTTCGGGCAGCTGTCCGGTGCGCTGCTGCTCGATCTGCTGTTGCCGGTGGCGGGATCCCGGGTCGACCTCGCCACCGTTCTCGGGATCTGCCTGGCACTGCTCGCGGTCGTGGTCGCCTCCATGCAGGGGCCCAGGCAGGGGCGGAGTGTCTCCCCGCGCGCGGTCTGCGACGATAGCCAATCGTGA
- a CDS encoding hypothetical protein (product_source=Hypo-rule applied; pfam=PF14021; superfamily=160424): MSRPTAISPEEQEQIARRIGVLLLQEAPEDWQQITVEYRATGEYHDLLAEVTLQDGDSRAWEPPEELNGIFGHLREGMYRPDVGTWLSALYTVERPSSYRIDINFDEEPQWQQPLPAEAYVDELNRYPRSEDNIPDWMNARLGRPAHTDTAAGEQQVPPNEPDSPTPPPPGAETAGVGDEPAEHPGLTVARVFDDVDEQGRPLVHDRPPLAPQESEPLRRYLENAPIVLAAEYNIADRLDPNRPEAIPDSWHSDGSWVWPTEVPYYLAQYGVPPQPELLQHIRSNGFRFGELAPGVMEAAEEAARAAEEAEQAAEFDTAEQDLGYEQRLGEAADDRPTGSTETVTAMPAEDPRPPESSFGEHPVHGEGAGLYDYPVLGDPNAGTHTPAMPEPNTGTSFEHDDSPEPREHEADLDSGNLDSGNLTDDELTGEYGSEQQSGPDPFGEAVTASRHGMTDESEENPEIIFGQLRQRLDELGLDTEEYRLGQRSESVWSLYDEGADWVVTPPGTNDEPMRFARPEQACAYLLGSLLLNETDELTGSAPETGAPAAPEKTAGAETASEEIAPEETAPEGTAAGTADQPLSPATPLDSDTPLATDGISAEPAVTDHAVADEPRQAEPGPLGDLPRRASGTESGSATAQEGNFLFTATEQWQDEPHEPAADSAAEAPAPPSEEEPSHPATEPPVGETPIGEGDPGATPPPGQMPPPLPKRPPRSDQPGPAPQPGAPGQAGAPGQAGHSGQVEPPQYPAGPPSAPQPNQGAPGQEGQRPSPMPPGGAPPPPGAPNPPRPQQPGVPGGAMGQPAPGGHGQPPNGQIPGGQPPGGQPQAPPNGQVPGGQSQAGAAQQGRPGTDQPIQPLRGEPPLTLYRSRQNTVLQPGTELDRFGDPDGNVTYAIRTPYNQRSLPPQWATRNYFAYRVQRPVQVLSGTAVPWFEQPGGGTAYVLPVSVNELLGDGTLVALQGNEAALPPMEG, encoded by the coding sequence ATGTCGCGCCCGACAGCGATCAGCCCGGAAGAGCAGGAACAAATAGCACGCAGGATCGGGGTCCTGCTGCTACAGGAGGCCCCCGAGGACTGGCAGCAGATAACCGTGGAATACCGCGCCACGGGTGAGTACCACGACCTGCTCGCGGAAGTGACCCTGCAGGACGGCGATAGCCGAGCGTGGGAGCCGCCGGAGGAACTCAACGGGATCTTCGGGCATCTCCGCGAGGGCATGTACCGGCCCGACGTCGGCACCTGGCTCAGCGCACTGTACACAGTGGAGCGTCCGTCGAGCTACCGCATCGACATCAACTTCGACGAGGAACCCCAGTGGCAACAGCCGCTGCCCGCCGAGGCCTACGTCGACGAACTGAACCGCTACCCGCGCTCCGAGGACAACATCCCGGACTGGATGAACGCCAGGCTGGGGCGCCCCGCGCACACGGACACCGCGGCAGGTGAGCAGCAGGTACCGCCGAACGAGCCGGACTCCCCCACGCCGCCACCACCGGGCGCGGAAACCGCCGGAGTCGGGGACGAACCGGCCGAGCATCCCGGCCTGACCGTGGCCCGCGTGTTCGACGACGTCGACGAACAGGGGCGACCGCTGGTGCACGACAGGCCACCGCTCGCCCCCCAGGAGAGCGAGCCGCTGCGGCGTTACCTGGAGAACGCCCCGATCGTGCTGGCGGCCGAGTACAACATCGCCGACCGGTTGGACCCGAACCGGCCGGAGGCGATCCCGGACAGCTGGCACAGCGACGGTTCCTGGGTGTGGCCCACCGAGGTTCCCTACTACCTGGCGCAGTACGGCGTTCCGCCGCAACCCGAGCTGCTGCAGCACATCCGCTCCAACGGTTTCCGGTTCGGGGAGCTGGCACCCGGTGTGATGGAGGCGGCGGAGGAAGCCGCACGCGCCGCCGAAGAAGCCGAACAGGCGGCGGAGTTCGACACCGCTGAGCAGGACCTCGGCTACGAACAGCGGCTCGGCGAAGCGGCCGACGACCGCCCGACCGGCTCCACCGAGACCGTGACGGCGATGCCTGCGGAAGACCCACGCCCACCGGAGTCGTCCTTCGGCGAACACCCGGTGCACGGCGAGGGTGCGGGGCTGTACGACTACCCGGTGCTGGGGGATCCGAACGCCGGGACGCACACGCCCGCCATGCCGGAGCCGAACACCGGAACGTCGTTCGAGCACGACGACTCCCCCGAACCACGGGAGCACGAGGCCGACCTCGACAGCGGGAATCTCGACAGCGGAAACCTCACCGACGACGAACTCACCGGCGAGTACGGCAGCGAGCAACAGTCGGGGCCGGATCCGTTCGGCGAGGCGGTCACCGCTTCCCGGCACGGCATGACCGACGAGTCCGAGGAGAACCCAGAGATCATCTTCGGCCAGCTTCGGCAGCGACTCGACGAACTCGGGCTGGACACGGAGGAGTACCGGCTGGGGCAGCGCTCCGAGTCGGTGTGGTCGCTCTACGACGAGGGCGCTGACTGGGTGGTGACACCGCCCGGGACGAACGACGAGCCGATGCGGTTCGCGCGACCGGAGCAGGCCTGCGCCTACCTGCTGGGAAGCCTGCTGCTCAACGAGACCGACGAGCTGACGGGTTCGGCGCCGGAAACCGGGGCGCCGGCCGCGCCGGAGAAGACAGCGGGGGCGGAGACGGCGTCCGAGGAGATCGCGCCGGAAGAGACCGCGCCGGAGGGGACAGCGGCGGGTACTGCCGACCAGCCACTGTCCCCGGCGACGCCACTCGACTCCGACACGCCGCTTGCCACCGATGGAATCTCCGCCGAACCAGCCGTGACCGATCACGCGGTGGCGGACGAGCCGCGACAGGCGGAGCCCGGGCCGCTCGGCGATCTCCCCAGGCGCGCTTCCGGTACGGAGAGTGGGAGCGCGACGGCTCAGGAGGGCAACTTCCTGTTCACCGCCACCGAGCAGTGGCAGGACGAACCGCACGAACCCGCGGCGGATTCGGCAGCGGAGGCACCGGCACCACCGTCGGAGGAGGAGCCCTCGCACCCGGCGACGGAACCCCCCGTCGGGGAGACACCCATCGGCGAAGGGGATCCCGGCGCGACCCCACCGCCGGGGCAGATGCCCCCGCCGTTGCCGAAGCGTCCTCCTCGCTCCGACCAGCCCGGCCCCGCCCCACAGCCCGGCGCTCCGGGACAGGCCGGCGCTCCGGGACAGGCCGGCCACTCCGGCCAGGTCGAGCCTCCGCAGTACCCGGCGGGACCGCCGTCGGCACCGCAGCCGAACCAGGGCGCACCCGGCCAGGAGGGACAGCGTCCGAGTCCGATGCCGCCGGGAGGGGCTCCGCCACCACCGGGAGCTCCGAACCCCCCGCGACCGCAACAACCCGGTGTCCCCGGTGGAGCGATGGGCCAGCCCGCCCCCGGTGGGCACGGCCAACCGCCCAACGGCCAGATCCCCGGTGGACAACCGCCCGGTGGGCAACCACAGGCACCGCCGAACGGACAGGTCCCCGGTGGACAGTCCCAGGCGGGCGCCGCACAGCAGGGGCGTCCCGGAACGGATCAGCCGATCCAGCCGTTGCGCGGCGAGCCACCGCTGACCCTTTACCGGAGCAGGCAGAACACGGTGCTGCAGCCGGGGACCGAGCTGGACCGGTTCGGTGATCCGGACGGCAACGTCACGTACGCGATCCGCACGCCCTACAACCAGCGTTCGCTGCCACCGCAGTGGGCTACCCGGAACTACTTCGCCTACCGGGTGCAGCGGCCCGTGCAGGTGCTGTCCGGAACCGCTGTGCCGTGGTTCGAACAGCCCGGCGGTGGAACGGCCTACGTGCTGCCCGTCTCGGTCAACGAGCTGCTCGGCGACGGAACGCTGGTAGCACTGCAGGGCAACGAGGCCGCACTTCCTCCGATGGAAGGCTGA
- a CDS encoding uncharacterized protein YbjT (DUF2867 family) (product_source=COG0702; cath_funfam=3.40.50.720; cog=COG0702; pfam=PF05368; superfamily=51735), translating to MPESDNYLVIGSSGFQGAAVARALLTAGHRVRGFARGTGTPAPRAPEPATVHGDLADPDSVREAFRDVTHAAVQLPLHFDARLIATYAHNVVTAAREANVRRLVYNTNTPVPDTDTSYAAYDTRRIAEAILRDSGLPVVTLRPPVYLDNTFSPWNGPELAGEGVLSYPLPADLRVSWLSHDDLAAATVAALHREGLERATLRIGGPEAVTGAELAEEFSRGMGRPIAFRPQEVGEFESRLGRVIGPEAASGVGGIYHWLAEEPDTELFVADHDTVRRELGITTTPIARWVAAQPWHVWLQGAGTS from the coding sequence ATGCCCGAATCGGACAACTACCTGGTGATCGGTTCCAGCGGCTTCCAGGGAGCCGCCGTGGCGCGGGCGCTGCTGACGGCGGGCCACCGGGTTCGCGGTTTCGCACGGGGCACGGGCACGCCGGCTCCGCGAGCTCCCGAGCCGGCAACCGTCCACGGCGATCTGGCCGATCCGGACAGTGTCCGCGAGGCCTTCCGCGACGTCACCCACGCCGCGGTGCAACTCCCGCTGCACTTCGACGCACGACTGATCGCGACCTACGCGCACAACGTCGTGACAGCGGCCCGCGAGGCGAACGTCCGTCGGCTCGTCTACAACACCAACACCCCGGTTCCGGACACCGACACCTCGTACGCGGCCTACGACACCAGGCGGATCGCGGAGGCGATTCTCCGCGACAGCGGACTACCCGTGGTCACCCTGCGCCCGCCGGTGTACCTGGACAACACGTTCAGCCCCTGGAACGGTCCCGAACTGGCCGGGGAGGGCGTACTGTCCTATCCGCTGCCCGCCGACCTGCGGGTCTCCTGGCTGTCACACGACGACCTCGCCGCGGCCACGGTCGCCGCGCTGCACCGCGAGGGCCTGGAGCGGGCCACGCTGCGCATCGGCGGACCGGAAGCGGTCACCGGTGCCGAGCTCGCCGAGGAGTTCTCCAGGGGAATGGGCCGACCGATCGCCTTCCGGCCGCAGGAGGTCGGCGAGTTCGAGAGCAGGCTCGGCCGGGTGATCGGCCCGGAGGCCGCTTCCGGTGTCGGCGGTATCTACCACTGGCTGGCCGAGGAACCGGATACGGAGCTGTTCGTCGCCGATCACGACACCGTGCGACGCGAGCTCGGGATCACCACGACACCGATCGCCCGGTGGGTCGCCGCCCAGCCCTGGCACGTCTGGCTCCAGGGGGCCGGCACATCCTGA
- a CDS encoding phosphoribosylaminoimidazolecarboxamide formyltransferase/IMP cyclohydrolase (product_source=KO:K00602; cath_funfam=3.40.140.20,3.40.50.1380,3.40.50.170; cog=COG0138,COG0299; ko=KO:K00602; pfam=PF00551,PF01808,PF02142; smart=SM00798,SM00851; superfamily=52335,53328,53927; tigrfam=TIGR00355,TIGR00639), giving the protein MRVVVLVSGSGSLLQALLDATADPDYPVRIVAVGADRPGITGSQRAESAGIPTFTCRLPEFSSRQDWDRALAEECAAHEPDLVVSAGFMKLVGPEFLARFGGRYLNSHPALLPSFPGMHGVRDALDYGVRVTGCTLFVVDEGVDTGPILAQQAVEVLPDDDEESLHERIKAVERRTLVRTLERLAVHGWTVRGRKVSIGVTANSGQQRRAVHRALIGVSDKAGLLELATGLHAAGVEIVSTGGTARTISAAGVPVTPVEELTGFPEALDGRVKTLHPRVHAGLLADQRKQEHVEQLAELDIAAFDLLVVNLYPFNRTVASGAEPEEVVENIDIGGPAMVRAAAKNHANTTVVVDPNNYEWVVERVRAGGFDETERAELAAAAFRHTASYDVAVAGWMTGRTAPEGETFPGWAGETWERRSALRYGENPHQPAALYVSGGEAVGLAAAAQLHGKEMSYNNYVDADAAWRAAHDHRRTCVAVVKHANPCGIAVSDAGDVAEAHRKAHQCDPVSAFGGVIASNREVSVGMAEQIAEVFTEVVVAPGYAEGALEVLQRKKNVRILTAQPPQSGRVEMRAISGGLLMQGADEIDADGDDPSNWTLACGDPVDEATLRDLEFAWRTCRAVKSNAILLADDEATVGVGMGQVNRVDSARLAVSRSGERAAGSVAASDAFFPFPDGLQVLLDAGVRAVVQPGGSVRDEEVTEAARAAGVPLYLTGTRHFAH; this is encoded by the coding sequence GTGCGCGTGGTCGTGCTGGTCTCCGGATCCGGCAGTCTGCTGCAGGCGCTGCTGGACGCCACCGCCGATCCGGACTATCCCGTTCGGATCGTGGCTGTGGGGGCGGATCGCCCCGGTATCACGGGATCGCAGCGTGCCGAGAGCGCCGGAATCCCCACCTTCACCTGCCGACTCCCGGAGTTTTCGAGTCGCCAGGACTGGGATCGGGCACTGGCCGAGGAGTGCGCCGCTCACGAGCCGGATCTCGTGGTCTCCGCGGGGTTCATGAAACTCGTCGGCCCCGAGTTCCTGGCTCGGTTCGGCGGACGCTACCTCAACAGCCATCCGGCGCTGTTGCCGTCGTTCCCGGGAATGCACGGGGTGCGGGACGCACTGGACTACGGCGTCCGGGTGACCGGCTGTACCCTCTTCGTCGTCGACGAGGGGGTGGATACCGGTCCGATCCTGGCGCAGCAGGCGGTCGAGGTGTTGCCCGATGACGATGAGGAGAGCCTGCACGAGCGGATCAAGGCCGTGGAGCGGCGAACGCTGGTGCGAACGCTGGAACGGCTGGCAGTGCACGGTTGGACCGTGCGGGGACGAAAGGTGAGTATCGGGGTGACCGCTAACTCGGGGCAACAACGGCGAGCCGTGCATCGCGCGTTGATCGGTGTTTCGGACAAGGCCGGCCTGCTTGAGCTGGCCACGGGGCTGCACGCGGCCGGTGTGGAGATCGTCTCCACCGGGGGCACCGCGCGGACCATCTCGGCCGCCGGGGTTCCGGTTACGCCGGTGGAGGAGCTCACCGGTTTTCCGGAGGCCCTGGACGGCCGGGTGAAAACCCTGCACCCCAGGGTGCATGCCGGGCTGCTGGCCGATCAGCGCAAGCAGGAGCACGTCGAACAGCTCGCCGAGCTCGACATCGCCGCCTTCGATCTGCTGGTGGTCAACCTCTATCCGTTCAACCGCACGGTCGCCTCCGGCGCGGAGCCGGAGGAGGTAGTGGAGAACATCGACATCGGTGGCCCGGCGATGGTGCGGGCAGCGGCCAAGAACCACGCGAACACGACCGTGGTGGTCGATCCGAACAACTACGAGTGGGTGGTCGAGCGGGTTCGCGCGGGCGGTTTCGACGAGACGGAGCGCGCCGAGCTCGCGGCGGCCGCGTTCCGGCACACCGCCTCCTACGACGTAGCCGTCGCCGGCTGGATGACCGGCCGCACCGCCCCCGAGGGCGAGACCTTCCCCGGCTGGGCTGGTGAGACGTGGGAACGCCGCAGCGCGTTGCGTTACGGCGAGAACCCGCACCAGCCCGCGGCACTGTACGTCTCCGGTGGCGAGGCCGTCGGGCTCGCCGCCGCGGCGCAGTTGCACGGCAAGGAGATGTCCTACAACAACTACGTGGACGCCGACGCGGCGTGGCGCGCCGCCCACGATCACCGGCGGACCTGCGTGGCGGTGGTCAAGCACGCCAATCCGTGCGGTATCGCGGTTTCCGACGCGGGTGATGTGGCCGAGGCGCACCGCAAGGCGCACCAGTGCGACCCCGTCAGCGCCTTCGGTGGTGTGATCGCCAGCAACCGGGAGGTCTCGGTGGGCATGGCCGAGCAGATCGCCGAGGTCTTCACCGAGGTGGTGGTCGCTCCCGGCTACGCCGAGGGCGCCCTCGAAGTGCTGCAGCGCAAGAAGAACGTGCGCATCCTGACCGCGCAGCCGCCGCAGTCGGGGCGTGTCGAGATGCGGGCCATCTCGGGCGGACTGCTGATGCAGGGAGCCGACGAGATCGACGCCGACGGCGACGACCCGTCGAACTGGACACTCGCCTGCGGTGACCCCGTCGACGAGGCCACGCTGCGGGATCTGGAGTTCGCCTGGCGCACCTGTCGAGCGGTCAAGTCGAACGCCATCCTGCTGGCCGACGACGAGGCCACGGTCGGTGTCGGGATGGGACAGGTCAACCGGGTGGACTCGGCTCGGCTGGCGGTTTCCCGCTCCGGGGAACGCGCCGCCGGTTCGGTGGCGGCCTCGGACGCGTTCTTCCCGTTCCCCGATGGCCTCCAAGTGCTGCTGGACGCCGGGGTGCGTGCGGTCGTGCAGCCGGGTGGTTCGGTGCGGGACGAGGAGGTCACCGAGGCGGCCCGGGCCGCGGGTGTTCCGCTGTACCTGACCGGGACCAGGCACTTCGCGCACTGA
- a CDS encoding nucleotide-binding universal stress UspA family protein (product_source=COG0589; cath_funfam=3.40.50.620; cog=COG0589; pfam=PF00582; superfamily=52402) produces the protein MAEGDSKEHPEPSFEIGKDGLGGIVVGLDGSPASFHAAAWAAGLARRERARLVLVYVEAVGGVAYWSPMGVAVASEAAEGLVEDLKQEIVNHLKWVDIDWDFVHHRGDPAVGLEQVAEQYRADLIVVGRSRRRGGLLGTVPATLVVEAVRPVVVVP, from the coding sequence GTGGCCGAAGGCGACTCCAAGGAACATCCGGAGCCGAGTTTCGAGATCGGCAAGGACGGGCTGGGCGGCATAGTCGTGGGACTCGACGGCAGCCCGGCGAGTTTTCACGCCGCCGCCTGGGCGGCCGGGCTGGCACGGCGGGAACGAGCTCGTCTGGTGCTCGTCTACGTCGAGGCGGTCGGCGGAGTCGCCTACTGGTCACCTATGGGGGTGGCGGTGGCCAGCGAAGCCGCCGAAGGGCTAGTGGAGGATCTCAAGCAGGAGATCGTCAACCACCTGAAGTGGGTCGACATCGACTGGGACTTCGTGCACCACCGCGGCGATCCCGCCGTCGGCCTGGAGCAGGTGGCCGAGCAGTACCGGGCCGACCTCATCGTGGTGGGCCGTTCCCGCAGACGCGGTGGTCTGCTGGGCACCGTGCCGGCCACGCTGGTCGTGGAGGCCGTGCGGCCGGTGGTCGTCGTTCCCTGA
- a CDS encoding methylenetetrahydrofolate dehydrogenase (NADP+)/methenyltetrahydrofolate cyclohydrolase (product_source=KO:K01491; cath_funfam=3.40.50.10860; cog=COG0190; ko=KO:K01491; pfam=PF00763,PF02882; superfamily=51735,53223), whose amino-acid sequence MSATILDGKATKDAIYEELRPRVAALAEQGRTPGLATVLVGDDPASHSYVRGKHNDCARVGINSIRKELSADIGQAELEGVVDELNADPACTGYIVQLPVPDHLDTGSLLQRVDVRKDADGLNPVSLGRLVLGEPAPLPCTPRGIVELLRRYGVELNGAHVAILGRGITVGRPLGLLLTRRSENATVTLCHTGTKDIGAELSRADVVVAAAGKPGLVTPDMVKPGAAVLDVGVTRGDSGPLGDVHPDVAEVAGFLSPNPGGVGPMTRAMLLTNVVEAAERAAN is encoded by the coding sequence GTGAGCGCCACGATTCTCGACGGTAAGGCCACCAAGGACGCCATCTACGAGGAGCTGCGGCCACGGGTGGCCGCGCTCGCGGAGCAGGGTCGTACACCGGGCCTGGCTACGGTCCTGGTGGGCGACGATCCGGCCTCGCACTCCTACGTGCGCGGCAAGCACAACGACTGTGCCCGTGTCGGGATCAATTCCATCCGCAAGGAGCTGTCCGCCGACATCGGGCAGGCCGAGCTCGAAGGCGTCGTCGACGAGCTCAACGCCGACCCGGCCTGCACCGGCTACATCGTGCAGCTGCCGGTTCCCGATCACCTGGACACCGGATCGTTGCTGCAACGTGTCGACGTCCGCAAGGACGCCGACGGGCTGAACCCGGTCAGCCTCGGCAGGCTGGTGCTCGGCGAACCCGCACCGCTTCCCTGCACCCCCAGGGGAATCGTCGAGCTGTTGCGCCGCTACGGGGTCGAACTCAACGGTGCGCACGTGGCGATCCTCGGTCGGGGGATCACCGTGGGAAGGCCGTTGGGGTTGCTGCTGACCCGGCGCAGCGAGAACGCCACCGTGACGCTGTGCCACACCGGGACCAAGGACATCGGCGCCGAGCTGTCCAGGGCCGACGTCGTGGTCGCCGCGGCGGGCAAGCCCGGGCTGGTGACACCGGACATGGTCAAGCCCGGTGCGGCGGTGCTCGACGTGGGGGTCACTCGCGGGGACTCCGGTCCGCTGGGGGACGTGCACCCGGACGTGGCGGAAGTGGCCGGTTTCCTGTCGCCCAACCCCGGCGGTGTGGGGCCGATGACGCGCGCCATGTTGTTGACGAACGTCGTCGAGGCCGCCGAGCGCGCCGCGAACTGA